A window of the Pseudobacteriovorax antillogorgiicola genome harbors these coding sequences:
- a CDS encoding bifunctional chorismate mutase/prephenate dehydrogenase — MRAANVDDLNQLRQSIRDIDAQILELTSERMNLCRQVGEYKRANNLPVKDYKVEKVILDRTRQQARDAGIEPDLAVSIMKNLIKYSVLEQDEIKSMMLAQGSSKAVKQVLLIGGSGNMGQWMAHFFEALGHDVQLFDRSRLSKTRYNYVESLDDGLAWAEMIILATPMESTNEILLDLCKRSIKAPIIELTSLKSPIMSGLNLANQTGLDVVSIHPMFGPDVKILSGRNIIICDGPKRSESVDVVEAMFRQTSANIIKMPLEKHDTFMSYVLGSAHMLNLLYANVLESSGIPFQDLEDVAGTTFAHQVGVTKNVVFENQDLYFDIQRLNLETDQLFESFKSQIHLMENSIRQNRRSDFKEAMKKSADYFRQN; from the coding sequence GTGAGGGCAGCGAACGTGGATGATTTGAACCAGCTAAGACAATCGATCCGAGATATAGATGCTCAAATTTTGGAGCTAACGTCTGAACGGATGAACCTATGCCGACAGGTGGGGGAGTACAAACGAGCCAATAACCTTCCTGTCAAAGACTACAAGGTGGAAAAAGTCATTTTGGATCGTACCCGCCAACAGGCACGAGATGCCGGAATCGAACCCGACTTAGCTGTATCCATCATGAAGAACCTCATTAAATACTCAGTTTTAGAACAAGATGAGATCAAGTCCATGATGCTGGCTCAGGGAAGTTCCAAGGCCGTAAAACAAGTTCTTCTCATTGGTGGCTCAGGTAACATGGGGCAGTGGATGGCCCATTTTTTCGAAGCCTTGGGTCACGATGTGCAGCTTTTTGATAGATCTAGGCTTTCAAAAACCAGATACAACTATGTTGAAAGCCTAGATGACGGCTTAGCTTGGGCTGAGATGATCATTCTCGCCACCCCAATGGAAAGTACCAATGAGATTCTGCTTGATCTATGCAAGCGATCCATCAAGGCTCCTATTATCGAGCTAACATCTTTGAAATCACCTATCATGAGTGGACTCAATTTGGCAAATCAAACAGGCCTAGACGTAGTCTCGATTCACCCCATGTTTGGACCTGATGTTAAAATTCTCTCTGGTCGCAATATCATCATCTGCGATGGGCCAAAGCGGTCTGAGTCTGTTGATGTGGTGGAAGCCATGTTTCGACAAACATCAGCCAACATTATCAAAATGCCTTTAGAGAAGCATGATACGTTTATGAGTTACGTCCTTGGTTCGGCCCACATGCTCAACCTTCTTTATGCCAACGTTTTGGAGTCATCTGGCATTCCATTTCAAGATCTGGAAGATGTTGCTGGTACCACTTTCGCCCATCAAGTGGGGGTCACGAAGAACGTGGTATTCGAAAATCAGGACTTATATTTTGATATCCAACGACTAAATCTAGAAACTGACCAGCTTTTCGAAAGTTTCAAATCCCAAATCCATTTAATGGAAAATAGCATTCGTCAGAATCGCAGAAGTGATTTTAAAGAGGCTATGAAAAAGTCTGCAGATTATTTTCGGCAGAACTAG
- a CDS encoding two-component system response regulator, with product MEVVRGITMHTIVIVVDKPEKSVSMTTLLQRMGFKTYVAQSLYEGLRVIDQEMPHLVISDALLSDGTVGTLYDRLQQQPLLSNTPMLALVANKSKEQLTPLKGRKFAGFLLGKFDGKTLVQKVKEVLASNSNVSPYFVKFDKTDIENKLTLCVQATVLGKSGDQVIYLSESEVDPDASLVCLPDDSSRHPALLKMGTNIIKGEDIYNIFPLSRIKGKGRRWLCDLPDIRMIGDGDGSANRRLMFYDPNMNRFEQFKEVLSGYNMELIHMASIQAAASFVARDSASVQCIYLDELPSDSGGIQFKEALSRVSPEIRPPVIAGTGSLNARSTSEIRFIRKPFGLGVLVEMIDAAFKSKESFTGKTANLGVTYQAPAKILGLDETGGIIQIKFPMLKGTQVRLEHSLLHDLWDGENKVDIIEVATLPGKPDVWQAKFVANRALGNKAKYWERVQKALEGHLAEDPQESA from the coding sequence ATGGAAGTGGTAAGAGGGATTACCATGCATACCATTGTGATAGTAGTCGATAAGCCTGAGAAGAGCGTATCGATGACCACCCTATTGCAGCGGATGGGGTTCAAAACCTATGTTGCACAGTCTCTCTACGAGGGGCTTCGAGTGATCGATCAGGAAATGCCGCACCTTGTAATCTCTGATGCTTTGTTATCTGATGGTACCGTTGGAACCCTCTACGATCGTCTTCAGCAGCAACCCTTACTTTCGAACACTCCAATGCTTGCTCTTGTAGCTAATAAAAGCAAGGAGCAGTTGACTCCTTTGAAAGGACGAAAATTTGCAGGATTCTTGCTTGGTAAGTTTGATGGCAAGACTCTGGTCCAAAAGGTGAAGGAAGTGCTTGCCTCAAATAGCAACGTATCTCCTTACTTTGTGAAGTTTGATAAGACTGATATAGAAAATAAATTGACTCTTTGTGTTCAGGCGACTGTACTTGGCAAATCTGGTGATCAAGTGATCTACTTATCTGAATCGGAAGTCGACCCAGACGCGTCCCTCGTTTGCTTGCCAGATGATTCTTCAAGACATCCAGCCCTTCTTAAAATGGGTACAAATATCATCAAAGGCGAGGATATCTACAATATATTTCCGTTAAGTCGTATCAAAGGCAAAGGGCGGCGCTGGTTGTGCGATCTTCCTGATATCCGAATGATTGGTGATGGCGATGGAAGCGCAAATCGTCGTCTGATGTTTTACGATCCTAACATGAATCGATTTGAACAGTTTAAGGAAGTGTTGTCTGGCTATAATATGGAGTTGATCCATATGGCGTCGATTCAAGCTGCGGCGTCTTTTGTGGCTCGTGACTCTGCCAGCGTGCAGTGCATCTACCTGGATGAACTTCCCTCAGACTCTGGTGGAATTCAGTTCAAGGAGGCATTGAGTCGGGTGAGCCCAGAAATTAGGCCTCCCGTGATAGCTGGAACTGGCTCACTCAACGCGCGATCTACATCTGAAATACGGTTTATCCGAAAACCCTTTGGCCTAGGTGTGCTTGTCGAAATGATTGATGCTGCCTTTAAGTCAAAAGAAAGCTTCACAGGAAAGACGGCGAACCTGGGAGTCACCTATCAGGCTCCAGCTAAGATCCTGGGCTTAGATGAGACTGGTGGCATCATCCAGATTAAGTTTCCCATGCTCAAAGGAACTCAAGTGAGGTTGGAGCATAGCTTATTGCATGATCTTTGGGATGGCGAAAACAAGGTCGATATCATCGAAGTGGCAACTCTACCTGGAAAGCCTGATGTTTGGCAAGCAAAGTTTGTTGCGAACCGTGCCCTTGGTAACAAGGCGAAATACTGGGAGCGAGTTCAGAAAGCTCTGGAAGGGCACCTTGCAGAAGATCCTCAAGAATCAGCTTAG
- a CDS encoding tetratricopeptide repeat protein — protein MNSVCLLVDLDETGLQDTWQDEVYKHDLFLEVNYCNREDVYPMLTSGNVVSMVVFAQEPDVEVFNILELFKKHVGGIPSFQAIVCDKPSPIYLTQVFEWGIEKFFTQESWAPLTASLTKEVESLADDGESPEAKIIQLNRSILSGDQTQIAESEELVNECAEYDFLAAYSKGTALQAVGRFNEAIDAFRTSQEMNNLFRPSISGIGENLLVLGKVDEAIEVFQELEKVNKRSVDRKANLASAYMEKGDFEKAKAYLKEAHRLNPKHPRIAETKAQFLITQGRIGEAFKLMDQLHDVGPFFAAKLNEMGIRLSQKGKGKSALALYKKAHKIVKAELRYKISLNAALACYRMEDFKLSMKYLLRCEKEYGKKFEKVDKIKLAIQKAMKKPSPTKAAG, from the coding sequence ATGAATAGTGTTTGTCTACTTGTCGATCTAGATGAAACCGGTTTGCAGGATACCTGGCAAGACGAGGTCTATAAGCACGATCTCTTCTTAGAAGTTAACTACTGCAACCGGGAAGATGTCTATCCCATGCTTACTAGTGGCAACGTGGTGAGTATGGTTGTGTTCGCTCAAGAACCCGATGTAGAAGTATTCAATATCTTAGAGTTATTCAAAAAACACGTAGGTGGAATTCCTAGTTTTCAAGCTATTGTTTGCGATAAGCCAAGCCCAATCTATCTGACTCAAGTTTTTGAGTGGGGGATTGAAAAGTTTTTCACTCAAGAGAGTTGGGCTCCGTTGACTGCATCACTAACTAAGGAAGTTGAAAGCCTTGCTGATGACGGTGAAAGTCCTGAAGCGAAGATCATTCAGCTCAACCGATCTATTTTATCAGGAGATCAAACCCAGATTGCCGAATCTGAGGAGCTGGTGAATGAGTGCGCTGAATATGATTTTCTGGCAGCTTACTCAAAAGGAACTGCCTTGCAAGCCGTTGGGCGCTTCAATGAAGCGATCGATGCGTTCCGAACCTCTCAAGAGATGAATAATCTTTTCAGGCCATCGATATCGGGGATTGGAGAAAACCTCCTCGTCCTAGGAAAAGTTGATGAAGCTATTGAAGTGTTTCAAGAGCTAGAAAAAGTTAATAAGCGCAGCGTCGATCGAAAGGCTAACTTGGCCTCGGCTTATATGGAAAAAGGCGATTTTGAAAAAGCGAAGGCATATCTTAAGGAAGCCCATCGATTGAACCCGAAGCACCCGAGGATAGCAGAAACCAAAGCCCAGTTTCTGATCACTCAAGGGCGTATTGGAGAAGCATTTAAGCTGATGGATCAGCTTCACGATGTAGGCCCATTTTTTGCTGCCAAACTTAATGAAATGGGAATCAGACTTTCCCAAAAAGGCAAAGGTAAAAGTGCTCTAGCTCTATATAAAAAGGCTCATAAAATCGTTAAGGCTGAGTTGCGCTACAAGATAAGCTTGAACGCGGCCTTGGCTTGTTATCGAATGGAAGACTTTAAGCTGTCGATGAAGTACCTGCTTCGCTGCGAGAAGGAGTATGGTAAGAAGTTTGAAAAAGTCGATAAGATAAAGTTAGCTATACAAAAAGCTATGAAGAAACCAAGCCCCACAAAGGCGGCTGGATAG
- a CDS encoding response regulator: MAKILIVEDNEMNRDMLSRRLARRGFEVDCVENGQLAVDYLETESHPDLILMDMRMPVMDGWTATNAIKSNPATEKVPVIGLSANAMEGDRERAMKAGCDEYETKPVNFETLMNVIHKYIPDAA; the protein is encoded by the coding sequence GTGGCTAAGATACTCATCGTAGAAGACAATGAAATGAATCGCGACATGCTTTCGCGCCGACTGGCCCGTCGAGGCTTTGAAGTCGACTGTGTTGAAAATGGTCAGCTAGCGGTTGATTACCTGGAGACAGAGTCGCATCCAGATCTGATTCTTATGGACATGAGGATGCCCGTGATGGATGGTTGGACGGCTACCAATGCCATAAAATCCAACCCAGCCACCGAAAAAGTACCCGTTATTGGCCTAAGTGCGAATGCTATGGAAGGAGATCGCGAGCGGGCTATGAAAGCAGGATGCGATGAATACGAAACCAAACCAGTAAACTTCGAAACCCTAATGAATGTCATTCATAAATACATCCCAGATGCCGCATGA
- a CDS encoding BolA/IbaG family iron-sulfur metabolism protein: MTAEDIVARIQEQLPGAVVKAQDLTGGGDHWRLEVVATEFSGLNMVEQHQLVYKALGEWMSGPIHALSLDTKAP, encoded by the coding sequence ATGACAGCAGAAGATATCGTAGCAAGAATCCAAGAGCAACTGCCTGGGGCCGTTGTCAAAGCACAAGACCTGACAGGTGGTGGGGATCACTGGCGGTTGGAAGTAGTCGCAACCGAATTTTCGGGGCTTAACATGGTGGAACAACATCAACTGGTTTACAAGGCCTTGGGCGAATGGATGAGTGGTCCTATTCACGCACTTAGTTTGGATACCAAAGCGCCTTAG
- the rdgB gene encoding RdgB/HAM1 family non-canonical purine NTP pyrophosphatase has product MRSEKRVIYLATQNPKKIIELQAVLGSMWDVRSLASLDQEISWQETGTTFETNAQIKAEAVKPYTDACILADDSGLEVDALDGAPGVYSSRYSGLEGNDAANNTKLLTELQGIPEPQRSARFVCCLCFLDETRQVHFFRGTFEGRIGESPKGEFGFGYDPLFFPDNDARSLAEYSPEEKNKKSHRAQALHKFIEFIGDS; this is encoded by the coding sequence ATGCGGTCGGAAAAGAGAGTAATTTACCTTGCCACACAGAACCCTAAGAAGATTATTGAGTTGCAAGCGGTTCTTGGATCAATGTGGGATGTCCGATCCCTAGCTAGCTTAGATCAAGAAATTTCTTGGCAAGAGACAGGCACGACCTTTGAGACGAACGCGCAAATTAAAGCTGAGGCCGTCAAACCCTACACGGATGCATGCATTCTGGCGGATGACTCTGGCCTTGAAGTTGATGCTTTGGATGGCGCTCCAGGAGTCTACTCAAGCCGCTACAGTGGTCTGGAGGGTAATGATGCTGCTAACAACACTAAGCTTCTGACAGAGCTTCAAGGCATACCTGAGCCACAACGAAGCGCGCGATTTGTATGCTGCCTGTGCTTTCTAGATGAAACTCGCCAAGTCCATTTCTTCAGAGGTACTTTTGAAGGTAGAATTGGCGAATCACCAAAAGGTGAGTTCGGCTTTGGGTACGATCCCTTGTTTTTTCCAGACAACGACGCCCGCAGTTTGGCGGAATACTCTCCAGAGGAAAAAAATAAAAAAAGCCATCGCGCCCAGGCATTGCACAAGTTTATCGAATTTATTGGGGATTCATAG